In the genome of Rhodothermales bacterium, the window CCGGCAACACGATGATGAGCCGGATCGTCCGCGAGCAGTCGATTCCCCTCGGCAGCCCGCTCTACAGGCTGGGTCTGGACCAGTTCCGGGGCAACCTTCGCGATATCCTCACCCGGTATCGGGAAGCCGGCATCCCCGTCCTGATCGCCACGGTAGCGAGCAACGAGCGCGATCAGCGGCCATTCAACAGCGGGCTGCTGCCCGGCACGGACGCGCAGGACTGGGAGGCGCGATACGGGGATGCGCGGGAGGCGCTGGCCGCCGGCGACACGGCCCAGGCGCTCGCCGCGCTGGCTTCGCTCGTGCGTCTGGACACCACGTCGGCCGACGCCTGGTATGCGTACGGCCGCGTCCTGGACGCCGCCGGCCGGCCCGATGCGGCGCGCGACGCCTTCATCGCGGCGCGGGAATACGACCAGCTGCGGTTCCGCGCTCCGCTGGCGATCAACGACGTCATCCGTGAGGAGGCGGCCCGCGCCGGCGCGACGGTCGTGGAGGTCGAGGACGCCCTGCGCCGGGCGTCGCCGGAGGGCATCATCGGGCGCGAGACGATGCTCGAACACCTCCACCCGAATGTCGAAGGCTATTTCGTGATCGCGGATGCGGTATACGAAGCCATGCGCGCCCGGCGCGATATCGGGGACTGGACGATGCCGGTCGGCCGGGAGGAAGCGCGGCGCGAGGTGCTCTTTACGGCGGTCGACTCGATGACGGCGGGGTTCCGGGTGCGTCAGCTGATGAATAGCTGGCCGTTTCAGCCGATCGGCCAGCAGGGCCCGGAGGTGACGCCGCTGACCGACGACCCGATCGAACGGATCGCCTTCGACCTGTACAAGCGGCGGGTGAGCTGGTACCAGGCCACGGATGCCTTGCGGGGGGTGTACGAGGAGCGGGGCGACTACCACAACGCGCTCAAAACCTGTCTGGCGCTCATCCAGGAATATCCGTTCGCCGTGCCACCCTACCTCCTCGCCGGCAACGTGCTCGTCAAGCAGCGCCGCTTCGCCGACGCCGTCGAGTACTTCCTCGCCGCCGACGAGCGCGGCCCCTCCGCGGCGGCGCAGCGGATGATCGGCAGCATCTACCTCCAGCAGAATCGCCGGAAAGAGGCCATAAGGTGGCTCGAACGCTCGCTGACGCTCGAGCCCGACGATGCGCAGGCGCAGTACAACCTGGCCGGCGCTTACGCCCTCGACGCCCGTTTCGACGACGCGCGCGCGCTCCTTAATCGCCTCCTCGTCCGCCACCCCGACCACGCCGATGCGAAGCGGATGCTCGGAAGCCTCCCCTGATGCACCGCAGCGCTCACTGCCGACCGAGCTCCATCACCACGTTGTACATCTTGCCTTCGCGGAACACACCCAGGTGGACGGCGTCGCCGGGGCGGAAGTCGGTGAGGCGGGCCGCCAGATCCACCTGGCCGGCGATGGGCTCGTCCTCGAACGTGAGAATGACGTCGTAGGGTTTAAAGCCGGCCTTGTCCGCCGGCGAGCCGGGATCGACATCGCGCACGATGAATCCGCGCTGTTCGGCGAGGCCGAGCGCTTTGGCGATCCGCTCGTTCACGTCCCATCCGCGCAACCCGGTATAGTAGGAGCGATCGACCTGCCCGTTGTCCTTTAGCTCCTGCACGATGCGCATCACCTTTTCCGCCGGCACGGCGAACCCGAGGCCGATCGATCCGCCGCCGCCCGAGGTGTAGATGAAGGTGTTGACCCCGATGACCTCGCCGAGCGCGTTGATGAGCGGGCCGCCGGAATTCCCCTGGTTGATGGACGCGTCCGTCTGAATCATGTCCCGATAGATGCGGTTCTCCTGCGGCTGGAAGTCGCGTCCGGTGCCGGATACCACGCCGACGGTGACCGTCGGCTCCGAGGCTT includes:
- a CDS encoding tetratricopeptide repeat protein is translated as MDREPALSPTLRRLLTVSLVLVPVLFFALLEGGLRLFGYGADYPLFIPVPEYEGYLYQNPEVARRYFKVQKNVPTSLRDYFKADKDSAIYRIFIQGGSTAAGYPLYYGGSFSRMLEQRLLQTFPGRNVEVVNTAMAAVNSYTLRDLVGEIINQRPDMVVIYAGHNEYYGTLGVGSAESFGRSRWAVNLYLRLQGWRIVQLLQNTLQGAASAVAEERPEDLPGNTMMSRIVREQSIPLGSPLYRLGLDQFRGNLRDILTRYREAGIPVLIATVASNERDQRPFNSGLLPGTDAQDWEARYGDAREALAAGDTAQALAALASLVRLDTTSADAWYAYGRVLDAAGRPDAARDAFIAAREYDQLRFRAPLAINDVIREEAARAGATVVEVEDALRRASPEGIIGRETMLEHLHPNVEGYFVIADAVYEAMRARRDIGDWTMPVGREEARREVLFTAVDSMTAGFRVRQLMNSWPFQPIGQQGPEVTPLTDDPIERIAFDLYKRRVSWYQATDALRGVYEERGDYHNALKTCLALIQEYPFAVPPYLLAGNVLVKQRRFADAVEYFLAADERGPSAAAQRMIGSIYLQQNRRKEAIRWLERSLTLEPDDAQAQYNLAGAYALDARFDDARALLNRLLVRHPDHADAKRMLGSLP